The following coding sequences are from one Saccharomyces cerevisiae S288C chromosome X, complete sequence window:
- the DPI8 gene encoding Dpi8p (Putative mitochondrial hypothetical protein; the authentic, non-tagged protein is detected in highly purified mitochondria in high-throughput studies), giving the protein MIAQSTRLAAAVSSSAASAGVSRIAASAMASTIFKRSPGNSFNSFKEYRENAKTYGPLSASLATRRHLAHAPKL; this is encoded by the coding sequence ATGATCGCCCAAAGTACCAGATTAGCCGCCGCCGTCTCTTCTTCAGCCGCCTCCGCGGGTGTCTCAAGGATAGCCGCTAGCGCCATGGCCAGCACTATTTTCAAGAGATCTCCGGGCAACTCGTTCAACTCTTTTAAGGAATATAGAGAAAATGCCAAGACATATGGTCCCTTGAGTGCCTCACTAGCTACCAGAAGACACTTGGCTCACGCGCCAAAGTTGTAG
- the AIM23 gene encoding Aim23p (Mitochondrial translation initiation factor 3 (IF3, mIF3); evolutionarily conserved; interacts with mitochondrial ribosomal small subunit; binds to E. coli ribosomes in vitro; null mutant displays severe respiratory growth defect and elevated frequency of mitochondrial genome loss) — translation MLKVPLSDVLSQKMLFLKSFRYFHCTKYFSRDNASSTTDIFRNAMKRKRELANLKEQSHGNVARNAAFPKEYIKRPKQVPRNATNRKKILITWSTGTDRAKEAANSVVSEIFKKNHKGNIKVVDPTTHRIEASNIRYFAKGIDLDKVGLSIVNVEQIDNENQIPLVKIVESRVALKKYSDFLAKKKEKELMELGVLNKSYKNLVTDKKEDNLKHIKISWQIESDDLKRQKAHEIVSLLKKGNKVTLYLDDKNNINSNNWLENFEELDRSQKGEPPRLPESVFQKRAAVLETLKEIVSEYANDPVLLGNMNSKMIMKLIPKDVKPQNNDKRALKELRKKERQEKLQKRIQRKKMNEM, via the coding sequence ATGTTAAAAGTTCCTTTGAGTGATGTTCTTTCACAGAAGATGCTGTTTTTAAAAAGTTTTAGATATTTTCATTGCACAAAATACTTCAGCAGAGACAATGCATCATCTACCACAGATATATTTCGCAACGCAATGAAACGTAAACGTGAGCTGGCAAATCTTAAAGAGCAAAGTCATGGAAATGTGGCAAGAAATGCTGCTTTTCCTAAAGAGTATATTAAGCGCCCGAAACAAGTGCCAAGGAATGCTACtaacaggaaaaaaatccTGATTACTTGGAGCACCGGGACAGATCGAGCTAAAGAGGCAGCTAATTCAGTTGTTAGTGagatattcaaaaaaaatcacaaGGGAAACATCAAAGTTGTGGATCCCACTACCCACCGAATTGAAGCATCCAATATTCGGTATTTTGCCAAGGGCATTGATCTCGATAAAGTTGGACTCAGTATTGTTAATGTAGAGCAAATCgataatgaaaatcaaattCCACTTGTTAAGATAGTCGAAAGTCGTGTAGccttaaaaaaatattcagaCTTTCTggctaaaaaaaaggaaaaggaactGATGGAATTGGGAGTACTGAATAAGTCTTACAAGAATTTGGTGActgataaaaaagaagataacTTGAAGCATATTAAAATATCATGGCAGATTGAAAGCGATGATTTAAAAAGGCAGAAGGCTCACGAAATAGTTTcgctattgaaaaaagggAATAAAGTAACGTTATATCTTGATGACAAGAATAAcataaattcaaacaattggcttgaaaattttgaggAGCTGGACCGCTCTCAAAAAGGTGAACCACCCAGGCTACCAGAATCAGTTTTCCAGAAAAGAGCTGCTGTCTTGGAGACATTGAAAGAGATAGTTAGCGAATATGCTAATGATCCTGTTCTGCTAGGTAACATGAACTcgaaaatgataatgaaacttATACCAAAGGACGTTAAACCACAAAACAACGATAAGAGGGCGTTAAAGGAATTGAGAAAGAAGGAGaggcaagaaaaattgcaaaaaaGGATtcagagaaaaaaaatgaatgaaaTGTAA
- the MRS3 gene encoding Fe(2+) transporter (Iron transporter, mediates Fe2+ transport across inner mito membrane; mitochondrial carrier family member; active under low-iron conditions; may transport other cations; MRS3 has a paralog, MRS4, that arose from the whole genome duplication), whose protein sequence is MVENSSSNNSTRPIPAIPMDLPDYEALPTHAPLYHQLIAGAFAGIMEHSVMFPIDALKTRIQSANAKSLSAKNMLSQISHISTSEGTLALWKGVQSVILGAGPAHAVYFGTYEFCKKNLIDSSDTQTHHPFKTAISGACATTASDALMNPFDTIKQRIQLNTSASVWQTTKQIYQSEGLAAFYYSYPTTLVMNIPFAAFNFVIYESSTKFLNPSNEYNPLIHCLCGSISGSTCAAITTPLDCIKTVLQIRGSQTVSLEIMRKADTFSKAASAIYQVYGWKGFWRGWKPRIVANMPATAISWTAYECAKHFLMTY, encoded by the coding sequence atgGTAGAAAACTCGTCGAGTAATAATTCAACAAGGCCAATTCCAGCAATACCTATGGATCTACCCGATTATGAGGCGCTCCCCACCCACGCGCCATTGTACCATCAACTTATAGCGGGTGCATTTGCTGGTATAATGGAACATTCAGTGATGTTCCCGATAGATGCCCTTAAGACGCGAATACAATCAGCCAACGCGAAATCGCTGTCTGCCAAGAATATGCTTTCGCAAATATCTCACATCTCTACTTCCGAAGGAACTCTAGCCCTATGGAAGGGTGTTCAGTCTGTCATACTAGGTGCGGGACCTGCGCATGCAGTGTATTTTGGTACGTATGAGttctgcaaaaaaaatcttatCGATTCGAGTGATACGCAAACGCACCATCCTTTTAAGACAGCTATCAGTGGTGCCTGTGCCACCACGGCATCTGACGCATTAATGAACCCATTCGACACAATAAAACAGAGAATCCAACTCAATACCTCGGCATCAGTATGGCAAACCACAAAGCAGATTTACCAATCTGAAGGTTTGGCAGcattttattattcttaCCCAACCACCCTAGTAATGAACATCCCATTTGCAGCATTTAATTTCGTCATATATGAATCATccacaaaatttttaaaccCATCAAATGAGTACAACCCCCTCATACATTGTCTGTGTGGCAGTATCAGCGGATCGACATGTGCGGCGATCACAACACCTTTAGACTGCATAAAGACAGTACTGCAGATAAGGGGCAGTCAAACAGTTTCGTTGGAAATTATGAGAAAGGCGGATACTTTTAGTAAAGCAGCCAGTGCCATATATCAAGTTTATGGCTGGAAAGGGTTTTGGAGAGGTTGGAAACCAAGGATAGTGGCAAACATGCCGGCTACTGCTATATCATGGACAGCTTATGAATGTGCAAAACATTTCCTAATGACGTATTAG
- the LCB3 gene encoding sphinganine kinase LCB3 (Long-chain base-1-phosphate phosphatase; specific for dihydrosphingosine-1-phosphate, regulates ceramide and long-chain base phosphates levels, involved in incorporation of exogenous long chain bases in sphingolipids; LCB3 has a paralog, YSR3, that arose from the whole genome duplication) — translation MVDGLNTSNIRKRARTLSNPNDFQEPNYLLDPGNHPSDHFRTRMSKFRFNIREKLLVFTNNQSFTLSRWQKKYRSAFNDLYFTYTSLMGSHTFYVLCLPMPVWFGYFETTKDMVYILGYSIYLSGFFKDYWCLPRPRAPPLHRITLSEYTTKEYGAPSSHTANATGVSLLFLYNIWRMQESSVMVQLLLSCVVLFYYMTLVFGRIYCGMHGILDLVSGGLIGIVCFIVRMYFKYRFPGLRIEEHWWFPLFSVGWGLLLLFKHVKPVDECPCFQDSVAFMGVVSGIECCDWLGKVFGVTLVYNLEPNCGWRLTLARLLVGLPCVVIWKYVISKPMIYTLLIKVFHLKDDRNVAARKRLEATHKEGASKYECPLYIGEPKIDILGRFIIYAGVPFTVVMCSPVLFSLLNIA, via the coding sequence atggtaGATGGACTGAATACCTCGAACATTAGGAAAAGAGCCAGGACTCTCTCTAACCCCAATGACTTTCAAGAGCCTAATTACTTGCTGGATCCCGGTAATCATCCCTCAGATCATTTTCGAACTCGAATGTCCAAATTTCGGTTTAATATTAGAGAGAAGCTGTTAGTGTTTACCAACAATCAATCATTCACATTAAGCCGCTGGCAAAAGAAGTACCGTTCTGCGTTTAATGATCTCTACTTTACTTATACTTCCTTAATGGGATCGCATACCTTCTATGTTCTGTGTTTACCTATGCCCGTGTGGTTTggatattttgaaacaacaaaagataTGGTTTATATCTTGGGATATTCTATCTACTTGAGTGgtttttttaaagattACTGGTGCTTGCCCAGGCCTAGAGCACCTCCATTACATCGAATTACGTTAAGTGAATATACAACGAAGGAATATGGTGCTCCAAGCTCCCATACAGCAAATGCAACAGGAGTGAGTCTCTTGTTTCTCTACAACATCTGGAGGATGCAAGAATCTTCTGTCATGGTCCAACTATTGTTGTCATGTGtggttttattttattatatgaCTTTGGTTTTCGGTAGAATATACTGTGGGATGCATGGCATATTAGATTTAGTAAGCGGTGGGCTCATTGGAATAGTGTGTTTCATTGTTAGGATGTATTTCAAGTACAGGTTTCCGGGTTTACGCATTGAGGAGCATTGGTGGTTTCCTTTGTTTAGTGTGGGATGGggtcttcttcttttgtttaaaCATGTTAAGCCCGTAGACGAATGTCCTTGCTTCCAAGATAGTGTTGCGTTCATGGGCGTTGTGTCAGGTATTGAATGCTGTGATTGGTTGGGCAAAGTGTTTGGAGTCACCCTGGTGTACAATTTGGAACCTAACTGTGGCTGGCGGTTAACCTTAGCCAGGCTGCTGGTGGGCCTACCGTGCGTTGTTATCTGGAAGTACGTGATCAGCAAACCGATGATCTACACGTTATTGATCAAAGTTTTCCATCTGAAGGATGACAGAAACGTTGCGGCAAGAAAAAGACTGGAGGCCACGCACAAAGAAGGTGCAAGCAAGTACGAATGTCCATTATATATTGGAGAGCCCAAGATTGACATTCTAGgtagatttattatctatGCTGGCGTTCCATTCACCGTTGTAATGTGCAGCCCCGTCCTATTTTCCCTCTTAAATATAGCataa
- a CDS encoding uncharacterized protein (hypothetical protein; localizes to the membrane fraction; possible Zap1p-regulated target gene induced by zinc deficiency; YJL132W is a non-essential gene): MSIISSWLLVSIICLTTSIVTKLQAAGVTTHLFYLTRGAPLSLKENYYPWLKAGSFFPDALYSCAPSNKDWSDFAEFTHWPNFLMIAVSYWQQKYGQNDRLRGTHGSLALKSFLIGVFTHQIVDVSWHSLVTDYRMHGLLRVLSETEFDGDIETAHTFLDVMGEFLTLNNVIRDSNNNENWDFLTRSDWKLPREEDLMEIIRNAGLSKEKLSYAELEFCVKRGMAAAISEGYLFRSQRNQLLTNIYSTSPRANDLILNHWLGGQSNLVAMLQRCVPFFETLFHDENTNEAQAEELRLCANLPPVSQKRINARPLVSSLKARKGNSHIVVSPMKSFSDFGTSLTMGKFREDNKDYLAVSAPLEDTVGAIYIVPWDILTVARKEDFSILQPITAMYGSKVGTYKASDVDYLLVSQPGTCTIDFYFKGVKILTIKDETTEEAHQLQFAVTGNFYDDKIPDLVVSSPSYGANETGIATFIPGSSIISYLTNSDKYQVVDISTFKGVINLDGYPMKIPFQHFGATIQISDTTDKQKLIYITCQSLGTVFVYSSNDLHDLSIPIYYITKNGVIPAKDSDHVEWHIIPSKEHGMFGAAIYSWNFEGMSFVAVSQPMFDTVFIYIEKSGQIEFFLKLVLKIKTKSDSIPDEFGSSLLFNDEEKKLYVSSPGSFDARGSIWKISMDELLKAGNDPKRKTLLINNLRHLMLINPDKSSKGVSNFGNSMILGPQNHLIVGIPQYGYGNFDHMQLTGRILVL; the protein is encoded by the coding sequence ATGAGTATAATTAGTTCTTGGTTACTTGTCTCTATTATTTGCTTAACTACTTCTATTGTAACAAAATTGCAAGCTGCTGGAGTTACTACCCatctattttatttaaCAAGAGGTGCTCCCTTAAGTTTAAAGGAAAACTATTATCCTTGGTTGAAAGCTGGTTCTTTCTTTCCGGATGCTTTGTACTCATGTGCACCTTCAAATAAGGATTGGTCTGATTTTGCAGAATTCACTCATTGGCCCAATTTCTTAATGATTGCAGTATCTTATTGGCAGCAAAAGTATGGTCAGAACGATCGACTTCGGGGAACTCACGGCTCACTCGCACTAAAGTCATTTTTAATAGGGGTATTCACTCATCAGATAGTTGATGTTTCCTGGCATTCGTTAGTTACCGATTATAGAATGCACGGACTACTCCGAGTTCTCAGCGAAACAGAATTTGATGGAGATATTGAAACTGCTCATACGTTTTTAGACGTTATGGGTGAATTCCTCACCTTAAATAATGTAATCCGTGACAGTAATAATAACGAAAATTGGGATTTTTTAACTCGCTCTGATTGGAAATTGCCCAGAGAAGAGGATTTAATGGAAATTATAAGGAACGCTGGACTTTCAAAGGAAAAGTTGTCCTACGCAGAACTGGAATTTTGCGTTAAAAGAGGAATGGCAGCGGCTATTAGTGAAGGGTACCTATTCCGCTCTCAAAGAAACCAATTGTTAACTAATATTTACTCAACATCCCCCAGGGCTAATGATCTAATACTGAATCATTGGCTAGGAGGGCAGTCCAATTTGGTTGCAATGCTCCAAAGATGCGTGCCTTTCTTCGAGACTTTGTTTCATGACGAGAATACTAATGAAGCTCAAGCAGAAGAACTGAGATTATGTGCTAATTTACCGCCAGTATCACAAAAACGGATAAATGCACGACCTTTGGTCTCTTCATTAAAAGCACGTAAGGGAAATAGCCACATTGTCGTATCTCCCATGAAATCATTTTCCGATTTTGGCACAAGCCTGACTATGGGAAAATTTCGAGAAGACAACAAGGATTATCTCGCTGTAAGTGCACCACTTGAAGACACAGTTGGTGCAATCTATATAGTTCCATGGGATATTCTAACTGTAGCAAGAAAAGAGGATTTTAGCATTTTACAACCCATCACTGCCATGTACGGTTCAAAGGTCGGGACATACAAGGCAAGTGATGTTGACTACCTACTCGTTTCACAGCCTGGTACCTGTACAATCGACTTTTACTTCAAAGGAGTAAAAATACTGACAATCAAGGATGAGACCACCGAAGAAGCACATCAGTTACAATTTGCTGTAACAGGTAATTTTTATGATGATAAGATTCCTGATTTGGTGGTGTCAAGCCCAAGTTATGGTGCCAACGAAACTGGAATTGCAACATTTATCCCAGGATCTTCCATAATAAGCTATTTGACCAATTCAGACAAATATCAAGTAGTTGATATCTCAACTTTTAAGGGCGTTATTAACCTTGACGGGTACCCTATGAAAATACCATTTCAGCATTTCGGGGCAACAATTCAGATATCTGACACGACTGACAAACAAAAGTTAATATATATTACATGTCAAAGTCTTGGTActgtttttgtttattcGAGTAATGATTTACACGATTTGTCCATCccaatatattatataacGAAAAATGGCGTCATTCCAGCAAAGGACAGTGACCACGTTGAGTGGCATATAATTCCCTCAAAAGAACATGGTATGTTCGGTGCAGCCATATATTCTTGGAATTTTGAAGGTATGAGTTTTGTAGCCGTATCTCAACCAATGTTTGACACTgtgtttatatatattgaGAAGTCTGGGCAAATAGAGTTTTTCTTAAAACTGGTTCTAAAGATTAAGACAAAATCAGATTCAATCCCGGATGAGTTTGGTTCATCTTTGCTGTTTAATgacgaagaaaagaaattgtaCGTTTCCTCCCCAGGCAGTTTCGATGCAAGAGGAAGTATATGGAAAATTAGTATGGATGAGCTATTAAAGGCGGGAAACGATCCGAAGCGCAAAACCCTTTTGATTAATAATTTAAGGCATCTCATGCTCATAAATCCTGACAAAAGTAGCAAGGGTGTGTCAAATTTTGGTAATAGCATGATTTTGGGTCCCCAAAATCACCTTATAGTAGGCATTCCCCAATATGGGTATGGAAATTTTGATCACATGCAGCTAACCGGTAGAATCCTGGTACTTTAA